The DNA segment TGCCGACCTTCAGGAAGTCAGTGCTACCGCTGTGATGAAGGGCGCATCGCCCGCTTAAATAGAGCTTTCGAGCTTTGTCTTCTTGCTCAGCCTCAACCGAGACGCTCTCTTTGAATAGGGACCATTCCTTGAGAAAGTTTTTGAAAAGGGTTTCGCTCTGTCCGGTATGGTTGATCCTGCCCTCCCGGAACCCTTGAACTGTCTCTATTACAAGGAAATCCAAGGCGAGAATTGCAAAGCCGAATGTGCCCTGAGTTTTGTCTGCTTCTGCCTCTATCAGCGCATCAGCCGGTTTCAAAAATCGTCCTTCAATCCGGTCTTTTATAATCTCGCCCGCTTTCTGCCACTGCGCTTCATCGGCGTTGTCCGGATCAAGATTCAGGTCTTGCCAATTCTGTGCAGTGTAGTTCGGGCTGATCAACTGGCTTCTTGGGCGTGGCTTCGTCGTCGTGTGCATACATCCTCCGATGTAAAAGATGTCGGCACTCTACCCGAACCAGAAGGTTTGTCGCAGATTCTAAAAGCAGACACTTGGAGAATTTTTCGGATCGGAAGCGTTTCCGACATCATCCGACATGAAGGAGGAACATCCCGGTCATGAGCACGGCTATAATCGCGGCAACGACAATGCCAAGCGTGCCGGTGCCTGATAGCTCAAACAAGCCGAAGAGCTTAAACTTGAATTCCGGGGGGTTTTCCACAGCAGGCACCTTTCACCAAAAGAAAAAAAGAATTTGGTGTCTGCTTCTGCTTCGCAGTGTGAGCACGAATGGTTGTCGTTACAAGTGGGTGCGCCCGCCATTCACAGGGCCTCTAATGAAATCAAATAGTTGGCAGGAACCTTGTGTAAAATTCATCGTGGACCATCTGGCTTTCCACTCGAAAATCGACCGATTTCAAAACGAATCGGGGTCAATTGATCGATGAAGCCCAAATCCACCCATACATCCTAATCGGGCTTGTCATGCTTCTCCTGATCGTGAACGGGGTATTCTGGTTTATCACCATTCCACCATTGCCGAGCTTGCCACGCTACATGCCAATGTTGCCAAATACGAAGTCGCTTGCTGATGAAGCCCGGATAGTTATTCCTTCTCAAATAAGCTAGAAACAAAAGTGGCTCAGTAGGTGGACGTGAATCGATGGAACGCGATTCCAAGATCGAAATCTTTCGACTTCATATCTCGAAATCCCAATTGGAAGCAGTGCCCCCGAGGAGCGCGCACTCCTCTTGCTAGCGAGTTACGCAATTAATCAGATCACAGTGCTCCGCCGTTTGCTCATATTCTCAATGAATTTCGAGTCGAAGCACGAAGTGGAAAACATCCTCAGCGCTGCGCAAACTCAAATGATTTTGCGGTTTATGCTCGCCTCCATGGCTGAGACTTGGGAGATGATCAGACGACCAAATATCCAGAGACTACTTTTGGAGATTAATGGTGATGTTGAAGCTGATGGAAAGGAAGCCCATCGGCTGTTGAAGCGTCATTTTGGGAACAACAATGTGCTACATCGGCTCAGAAACAGTGTCGTTTATCACTATCCTGATCTTGCAGCGCTCGAAAAAGCTTTCAGTGAGGTTCCGGACGACGAGGATTGGGCGTGGTATGTCTCCCACGCGGTGACCAATGGCTACTACTACTTGTCGGATTTGGTCATCTCGTCCCACATCCTCGAAGTCATGGGCGAGCGCAATCCAGAATTGGCGTTTGGGAAGCTGATGGATGAGGTCGTGCCGGTAGCAGAGAACCTTCTCGACTTCCTAGCATACGTGATGAGGGCGATAGTCACCCGCCATTTTGGAGCTGAAATGCTATCTCCGATGCCCGGAACGGGCATCTCCATCTCCGGTGTTCCCAACATGAACGATGTCTCGATTCCTTTCTTCACAATACGGGATCAGGACATTTAAGTCGCTATCACGATCATATCCCGTGAAATGGTCAATTTGACCGCGATTAAGCCCCTGTTTTTATTTGACGTGGAAGTCCCGGGACTCGCCACTGTGGAGGGGGCGACACCCTTGCCTTTGGTGAAGTAGTCGGCAATCGCCTGGGCTTTCCACGCCAGAAGCCCAAAAGGAACAAAGAAGGAGAGCGGGCTCAGCGCGCAAATCAGGGTGTGCCCGAAGTGGACTACACAGACGAGGCAGGGCGACCGGATGGTGGCGCTGCATCGAGGCTTGTGCACAAATCTGTAAGCCTCTCGTACTTTTCGAACCGCTCGGCTAAATTGCCACGACAAAGCGCGGCAATTGAGATATTTGATGCTTCAATCCTTGACAGAAGAGCTATCGTTTACGGCGGAAGATATTCGTAACTTCCAGATATTTTATCCGTATGCCTTCAACAAAACTATTGAGGCGCTGACTACACGGCATTCATTTGTCCATTATTGCAGCAGTGCAGCCGCCGAATCCATGATCCGGAACGGGTCTGTATGGATGAGGAATGTCACGTGGATGAACGACAGCTCCGAGATACAGCACGGAAAGGCTTGTCTTGCTAATGCTCTGACGAGCGATTCAGCACACGAATTGGCGAGGGTACTAGACGGAAAATTTCCAGGGTTTACTGAGCATCTTATCGGGTTAATCAACTCGTGGATGCCGCACTTTGAACAGGAGACCTACATCACTTGTTTGACGGAGCAGTTGCCAAACGAAGAGCAGATGGGCAGACTTTCCATGTGGCGCGCCTACGGTGCAGGCGCAAACCCGGTTGCATTCGTGTTAAATAGCGGTCCTTTTCTTCGTCCATCAGACGCACTTGGCGCCTACACCAGCCCGGTTGCCTATCTATCCCCCGCACAATTTCTTGAGCAATACGAGCAAGTCGTAAAGAACATCATTGTTAACTTTGAATTCCTGGAACGGCTCGGACGCGAGCATATACTTGCAAATCTATTTGCAGCCTACCGATATGCTATCATCTGCACGAAACATCCCAGCTTTCACGAAGAGCGTGAATGGCGAATTGTATATCAACCTACGTTTCAAAAGTCCCAAAGGCTCGTGCCAGACCGGGTTATCATCTCGCAGGCCCCGCAGCGCATCTATAAAATCCCTCTGATTGATGTACCAGATGAAGGTTTCTATGGAGCCACGCTGCCTGAACTCTTCCAAAGGCTTTTGATCGGCCCCGGCACAATGTCTGTGCAGCTCAAGCGCGAATTTGTTGCCCTTTTGGAAGATCAGAACGTTCCAAACGCCGCGACTAAAGTTGAAATATCCGACGTGCCATTACGTTTATAATGTCGCAGCCATATCACGGTGGTGACCTAACGGTTTATCGCAATTGGAGTCCCTCTTTAAGGTCAGGAAGGAAA comes from the Rhizobium sp. NXC24 genome and includes:
- a CDS encoding DUF2971 domain-containing protein; its protein translation is MLQSLTEELSFTAEDIRNFQIFYPYAFNKTIEALTTRHSFVHYCSSAAAESMIRNGSVWMRNVTWMNDSSEIQHGKACLANALTSDSAHELARVLDGKFPGFTEHLIGLINSWMPHFEQETYITCLTEQLPNEEQMGRLSMWRAYGAGANPVAFVLNSGPFLRPSDALGAYTSPVAYLSPAQFLEQYEQVVKNIIVNFEFLERLGREHILANLFAAYRYAIICTKHPSFHEEREWRIVYQPTFQKSQRLVPDRVIISQAPQRIYKIPLIDVPDEGFYGATLPELFQRLLIGPGTMSVQLKREFVALLEDQNVPNAATKVEISDVPLRL